Sequence from the Herbaspirillum sp. meg3 genome:
TGCGCGAAAAAATCTATCGCGCCAACGCTACCAAGGCCTCGGAACTGGGTGCCAAGCCGGAATGGGACAACACCGCCAACATGCAGGAAATCCTGCAATTGCGCCACGAAGAAGCCGTGATGCTGGGCTTCAAGAATTTCGCTGAATTATCGTTGGTACCGAAGATGGCGCAATCGCCGCAAGAAGTCATCGGTTTCCTCGAAGACCTGGGCCGCCGCGCGCGCTCCTATGGCGAAAAAGACCTGGCGGAACTGCGCACCTTTGCGCACGATGAACTCGGCCTCGACACGCTTGAAGCCTGGGACATGACCTACGCCGCCGAAAAGCTGCGCGAACAGCGCTACGCTTTCTCCGAGCAGGAAGTGAAGCAATATTTCCCCGAACCGAAGGTCGTCGAAGGCCTGTTCCAGGTCATCCAACGCCTGTTCAACGTCAACATCAAACCGGACACCGCACCGGTCTGGCATCCGGACGTCAAGTTCTTCCGTATCGAGCGCGACGGCAAACTGATCGGCCAGTTCTATCTTGATCTTTACGCTCGCAGCGGCAAGCGCGGCGGTGCCTGGATGGATGACGCCCGCTCGCGCCGCATGACTGCCAATGGCGTGCAGACTCCGATCGCTTATCTGGTCTGCAACTTCACTGAACCAATGACCGTTGACGGCGTGAAGAAGCCGGCGCTGTTCACGCATGACGAAGTCAATACTCTGTTCCACGAATCCGGCCACGGCCTGCACCACATGTTGACGCAAGTCGACGAAGTCGGCGTGTCGGGCATCTCCGGAGTGGAATGGGATGCGGTTGAATTGCCGTCGCAGTTCATGGAAAACTTCTGCTGGGAATGGGACGTGCTGCAACACATGACCGCCCACGCCGACACCGGCGCACCGTTGCCGCGCGAACTGTTCGACAAGATGACGGCCGCAAAGAACTTCCAGTCCGGCCTGCAAATGCTGCGCCAAGTTGAGTTCTCGCTGTTCGACATGCACATCCATTACGACTACGACGCCTCCGGCAAGGACAGCGTGCAATCCGTATTGAACGCCGTACGCGACAAATTTGCCGTGATCCGTCCGCCGGAATTCAACCGTTTCCAGCATTCGTTCAGCCACATCTTCGCAGGTGGTTATGCGGCCGGCTATTACAGCTACAAGTGGGCGGAAGTTTTGTCCGCAGACGCTTACAGCGCGTTTGAAGAAGCTGCAGCCAAGGGCGACAACGTAGTCTCGATCGAAACCGGCCTGCGCTTCCAGAAGGAAATCCTGGCGGTCGGCGGCTCACGTCCGGCGATTGAGTCGTTCAAGGCTTTCCGTGGGCGCGAACCAAGCATTGATGCGTTGCTGCGCCATAGCGGCATGGCCGCCTGATCGGGTAACTGCAATAAAATCCCCATCGTCCCAGCGCACGCTGGGATCCAGCGTCGTGACAACGGTCGGCACGACACTGGGTCCTGACTTTCGTCAGGACGACGGGGTGGTTTAATTCCTCTCGCCGGGTTTTCCTTGGTCCGCTATATGTCTATACTTCGTCCATGACCCGCATCGATTTCCACAGCAACGTCCCCAATAAACTCGCCTACGCCTGCCGCCTGGTGCGCAAGGCGCGCGCCGCGCAATGCAAGATCGTGCTGCTCGGCAAGGATCGCAACGAACTGGCCCAGCTCGATCAATTGCTGTGGTCGTTTTCGGAACAGGACTTCTTGCCGCACGTGCATGCAAACGATCCACTGGCCGCGCAGACACCGGTGATTCTGACCGACAGCGAAGCCGTGGACCTGCCGCATCACCATGTACTGATCAATTTATCGGGCACGACACCGGAACACTTCGCCCGCTTCGAGCGCATGTTCGAGATCATTTCGTCCGACGAAGCCGACAAGGCCACCGGGCGTGATCGTTACCGCTTCTATAAAGAACGCGGTTATCCCCTGAGCCATTTCGTCGCGGATTGAAGCCATGAGCCAATCTTCCGCCGACAACAGCATCCCTCTCCTGACCGAAGTCATTGCCACACCTGCCGCGGCGGAAACACCGCCACCGGCGCCCGCGTCGTCACCGAACGCACTGTATTGGGAAGACGCACCCGGGCAACCACCAATACAAACCTACGACTACAGCCAACCTCAGCCTCCGATACAACTGCAACCCGACTATCATCAGCATTACCAGCCTGAGCAGCAGCAATACCAGCCAAGTCAGCAGCCGGTCTACCAACCGACATTCGACGCCCCGCCGTTGCCGGTTCCAGTCAGTCCTCCATTACCTGCCACGGCACCCATCCCGACGACGGAACAACTTCAGCAGCTCCGCCAGGAAATCCAGGACAACATCATGCAAAAGATGCTGGGGCAGGTAGACAATGTGCTGCACCAGCATTTGCAGGATCATCTGGCAGTCATTCTGGACAACATGGCCGACATCCTGAAGACCCGCGTACGCGCGAGTCTGGAACAAGCCTTGGCAGAAAGCGTCACACAGGCGCTGGCGGAAGAAATGGCGAAGTTCGAAAATGCAAAATATTAAGCTTTTTGCAAAATTATTTTCTTTTTTGAACACATAAAGTAGCTTTCTATTTAAAAATAGAAATACAGGCACGCTGATTGCTTACCTAAAAAACCGATTACTTCTTACAATTTCACCCATTGAATAGGAGAATGTGTGATGAAAGTCATCGTATTGGGAGCAGGCATCATCGGTACCGCGTCCGCGTGGTTTTTGAAGCGTGAAGGTTACGACGTTACCGTCATCGATCGCCAACCCGGCGCAGCGCAAGAAACCAGTTTCGCCAACGGCTGCCAGATCTCCGTATCGCACGCCGAGCCATGGGCCAATCCCTCCGCTCCGCTCAAAGTCCTGAAATGGCTGGGCAAGGAAGACGCCCCGCTGCTGTACCGCTTCCGCCCTGAATGGCTGCAATGGAAGTGGGCCGTCAACTTCCTGCGCGAATGTACGCCTGCGCGCACCGACGCCAACATCCGCCAGATCGTCGCGCTGTGCGAATACAGCCGCCAGACACTGGTGGCCCTGCGCGCCGAAACCAATATCCAGTACGACCACCTGACCCGCGGCATTCTGCATTTTTATACCGATGCCAAAGAATTTGAGCTGTCGCTGCCTGCTGCCAAGCTGATGCGCGACCTCGGTTGCCAACGCGACTCCATCAGTGCCGAAGAAGTCGTCAAGATCGAACCGGCACTGGCCAGCATCCGCGACAAAATCGTCGGCGGCGACTTTACCGCCAGCGACGAGTCGGGCGACGTCTACAAGCTGACCACCGGTCTGGCGCAAAAGGCGGAAGACGCCGGCGTCGACTTCCAGTTCAACACCACCATCACGCGCCTGCTGACCGAAGGCACCGGCGCTGCCGCCAAGATCACCGGTGTGGAAGTCATTGACGGTGCTGGCCGCCACAAGATCCTGCGCGCCGACAAGTTCGTCGTCGCCATGGGCAGCTTCTCGGAGCCGCTGCTGCGTCCACTGGGTATCAATCTGCTGCTGTACCCGGGCAAGGGCTACTCGGCCACTTACAAGGTCACCAATCCGGATGCGGCGCCAACGGTTTCGCTGACCGACGACGGCTACAAGCTGGTTGTCTCGCGCCTGGGCGACCGCCTGCGCGTGGCAGGCACCTGCGAGCTGAACGGCTACACCCGTGAACTGAACAACACCCGCTGCGATGCCATCACCCGCCGTACACGTGAGTTGTTCCCTGACGGTTGCGACTATGACAATCCGGTGTACTGGACTGGCCTGCGTCCGCTGACGCCGTCCAACATCCCTTACGTCGGCAAGACCAAGTTCAGCAACCTGTTCCTTAATACCGGCCACGGTACATTGGGCTGGACCATGGGCGCAGGTTCGGGCCGCGCGATCGCAGAGATCATTGCCGGCCGTCAACCTGAAATCGACTTCGGCTTTACCGGCATGCCGCGCATCGCGCCAGGCAAGCTGGCGGCTCAGCCGGCATAAGCGCCTTTCAACGCTTAACAACGTTTGCCCTCCTTATAGACCGGGTTCCGCCCCTTCCCCCTCCCATTCGGAACTCGGTCTATATTTTTACAATTCTTCACTGATCCACCGCAAAGCTGCCCAAATCGGCTTGGTGTAGAATCAGCCCCATCCATCGCGGCAACACTGCCGGATTTCCAGAATATTCAGCTAATAGTATTTAGCTACTACCGCATTGATATCGCGCTTACTGCGCTTATCTATGCATGATGGCAAGGCCTTATCAGCCGCCATCCTCATGAGGACATTGCAATGAAGTGGGTTGTTGTCGGTATTTATCTGTTTTCCATCTTTTTCATCCATTTCCGCGGAAAGGTGAGACTGCCGTTTTTGCGGCAGTTCTTCGACCATTCCTCGATCATGGCGCCGATCAATCTGTTCA
This genomic interval carries:
- a CDS encoding M3 family metallopeptidase, which translates into the protein MTTTTVTTDTPITPDNNPLLDFSGLARFDAIKPEHVTPAVETLLAKAGKLVSELEAPMAQVTWSNFVEPLENATEQLGRAWSIVGHLNSVVDTPELRATYNENQPKLVEFWTALGQNLALFEKYKAVQTGPEYAGLSGARKKVIDNAVRDFRLSGAELPDDQKERFAEIQEKSAALTTRFSENILDATNDFGLFVENESELAGLPDDVKQAARAAAEKDGTPGFKFTLHFPSYFPVLQYAHSRSLREKIYRANATKASELGAKPEWDNTANMQEILQLRHEEAVMLGFKNFAELSLVPKMAQSPQEVIGFLEDLGRRARSYGEKDLAELRTFAHDELGLDTLEAWDMTYAAEKLREQRYAFSEQEVKQYFPEPKVVEGLFQVIQRLFNVNIKPDTAPVWHPDVKFFRIERDGKLIGQFYLDLYARSGKRGGAWMDDARSRRMTANGVQTPIAYLVCNFTEPMTVDGVKKPALFTHDEVNTLFHESGHGLHHMLTQVDEVGVSGISGVEWDAVELPSQFMENFCWEWDVLQHMTAHADTGAPLPRELFDKMTAAKNFQSGLQMLRQVEFSLFDMHIHYDYDASGKDSVQSVLNAVRDKFAVIRPPEFNRFQHSFSHIFAGGYAAGYYSYKWAEVLSADAYSAFEEAAAKGDNVVSIETGLRFQKEILAVGGSRPAIESFKAFRGREPSIDALLRHSGMAA
- a CDS encoding DNA polymerase III subunit chi codes for the protein MTRIDFHSNVPNKLAYACRLVRKARAAQCKIVLLGKDRNELAQLDQLLWSFSEQDFLPHVHANDPLAAQTPVILTDSEAVDLPHHHVLINLSGTTPEHFARFERMFEIISSDEADKATGRDRYRFYKERGYPLSHFVAD
- a CDS encoding D-amino acid dehydrogenase — encoded protein: MKVIVLGAGIIGTASAWFLKREGYDVTVIDRQPGAAQETSFANGCQISVSHAEPWANPSAPLKVLKWLGKEDAPLLYRFRPEWLQWKWAVNFLRECTPARTDANIRQIVALCEYSRQTLVALRAETNIQYDHLTRGILHFYTDAKEFELSLPAAKLMRDLGCQRDSISAEEVVKIEPALASIRDKIVGGDFTASDESGDVYKLTTGLAQKAEDAGVDFQFNTTITRLLTEGTGAAAKITGVEVIDGAGRHKILRADKFVVAMGSFSEPLLRPLGINLLLYPGKGYSATYKVTNPDAAPTVSLTDDGYKLVVSRLGDRLRVAGTCELNGYTRELNNTRCDAITRRTRELFPDGCDYDNPVYWTGLRPLTPSNIPYVGKTKFSNLFLNTGHGTLGWTMGAGSGRAIAEIIAGRQPEIDFGFTGMPRIAPGKLAAQPA